A genomic stretch from Rhodomicrobium vannielii ATCC 17100 includes:
- a CDS encoding phosphoenolpyruvate carboxykinase: MKVPSSKTSTPCNQLAAPDLQRALLHNGSVAALYEQAIRRGEGQVTSTGAFATVTGLHTGRSAADKFVVRNAETEGTVWWDNSKAISTEQFDVLHKDFLAHAAEKNLFVQDLFGGASEDHRVSVRVFAEYAWHALFIDHLLINPTADQLRGFTPKLTIIDLPSFKADPARHGVRSETVIACDFTRGLILIGGTSYAGEIKKSVFSYLNYVLPPEDVLPMHCSVSEGSAGDAAVFFGLSGTGKTTLSTDPLRTLIGDDEHGWSKKGLYNFEGGCYAKVIKLSAENEPGIYHAVSQWAAVLENVVLDKDTREPNYASEALTENTRGAYPISYVPGASLEGIAGQPKNILMLTADAFGVLPPISKLTPGQAVFHFLSGYTAKVAGTEKGVTEPTATFSTCFGAPFMSRHPTVYGDMLRKLIAEHKVNCWLVNTGWTGGKYGVGKRMSLPATRALVNLALSGGFDAIQFEQDPVFGLLVPTEAPGVDTRILNPRETWADKAEYDATAKKLVAMFAENFKKFQPLVEADVSMIAPALKAAE, from the coding sequence ATGAAAGTGCCTTCCTCAAAGACCTCTACACCTTGCAATCAATTGGCGGCGCCAGATCTCCAACGGGCATTGCTTCATAACGGGTCCGTGGCTGCTCTTTACGAACAGGCGATTCGCCGCGGCGAAGGTCAGGTGACGTCCACGGGCGCATTTGCCACCGTAACGGGGCTGCATACGGGCCGGTCCGCCGCCGACAAATTCGTCGTTCGGAATGCCGAGACGGAAGGCACCGTCTGGTGGGACAACTCGAAGGCGATCTCTACCGAGCAGTTCGATGTTCTTCACAAGGATTTTCTGGCTCACGCAGCCGAGAAAAATCTGTTCGTGCAGGATCTGTTCGGCGGCGCCTCCGAGGACCATCGCGTTTCGGTCCGCGTTTTCGCGGAGTATGCCTGGCACGCGTTGTTCATCGATCACCTTCTGATCAACCCGACCGCCGATCAGCTTCGCGGCTTCACGCCGAAGCTCACGATCATCGATCTGCCGAGCTTCAAGGCCGATCCGGCGCGTCACGGCGTGCGCAGTGAAACGGTCATCGCCTGCGACTTTACGCGCGGCCTGATCCTTATCGGCGGCACATCCTATGCGGGCGAGATCAAGAAGTCCGTCTTCTCCTACCTCAACTACGTGCTGCCGCCGGAAGACGTGCTGCCGATGCACTGCTCCGTGAGCGAAGGCAGCGCGGGCGACGCGGCCGTGTTCTTCGGCCTGTCCGGCACGGGCAAGACGACGCTTTCCACCGATCCGCTGCGCACCCTCATCGGCGACGACGAGCATGGCTGGTCGAAGAAGGGCCTCTACAATTTCGAGGGCGGTTGCTACGCGAAGGTCATCAAGCTTTCGGCCGAGAACGAGCCCGGCATCTACCACGCCGTGTCTCAGTGGGCGGCTGTGCTCGAAAACGTCGTGCTCGACAAGGATACCCGCGAGCCGAACTACGCGAGCGAGGCGCTGACCGAGAACACGCGCGGCGCCTATCCCATCTCCTACGTTCCCGGCGCGAGCCTTGAAGGCATCGCTGGCCAGCCGAAGAACATCCTGATGCTCACGGCGGACGCTTTCGGCGTGCTGCCGCCCATCTCGAAGCTGACGCCCGGCCAGGCCGTCTTTCACTTCCTCTCGGGCTACACCGCGAAAGTGGCGGGTACCGAGAAGGGCGTGACGGAGCCGACCGCGACGTTCTCCACTTGCTTCGGCGCGCCGTTCATGTCGCGTCATCCCACCGTCTACGGCGACATGCTGCGCAAGCTCATCGCCGAGCACAAGGTCAATTGCTGGCTCGTGAACACGGGTTGGACGGGCGGCAAGTACGGCGTCGGCAAGCGCATGTCGCTGCCGGCGACGCGCGCGCTCGTGAACCTCGCGCTTTCGGGCGGCTTCGACGCCATCCAGTTCGAGCAGGATCCGGTGTTCGGCCTTCTCGTCCCGACCGAAGCGCCGGGTGTCGATACGCGCATTCTCAATCCGCGCGAAACCTGGGCCGACAAGGCCGAGTACGACGCCACCGCCAAAAAGCTCGTCGCGATGTTTGCTGAGAACTTCAAGAAGTTCCAGCCGCTCGTCGAGGCCGACGTGTCCATGATCGCGCCCGCGCTCAAGGCCGCCGAGTAA
- a CDS encoding ArnT family glycosyltransferase yields MEAIPVSVPRAENHASRLAAVDAAVARGLRALAFRPYAATLALALLCAVLFLPGIASLPVTDRDEARFAQATKQMLETGDFVDIHFQQETRYKKPVGIYWLQSAAVTAAESAGATLTDIWAYRIPSFLGALGAVLLTFWAARGIFGRETALVASALFATCLTMSFEARIAKSDAALIAAIMLAQGALFRLYMARDPARTGWLAALFWIGLGVGILIKGPVAPALSFITAAVVLIFDSRRAWLRNLHWKWGVPLLLLLTLPWFIAIGVSSGGAFFKASLGQDFAGKLASGQEKHWGPPGFYFIAFWWTFWPAVLFVTGGAIGWLWRTRRVSRRVLFLLAWIVPWWLIIEAIPTKLPHYALPLYPAIAMAAAFAFREAAQRVSRARLSAVLWCFLATAQIVLLLGLSWIAEAENLPLLVAILVTLAAASVFTAAAAWGSYSRAALAGAVVSAALFYTAAFRVALPGLEPIWITKSAAAAAERLAGCGEAPVAFGGISEPSLVFMNGTRTILGGVPGSAEALASGAARLAFINGSKRDVF; encoded by the coding sequence ATGGAAGCGATCCCGGTCAGCGTTCCCCGTGCCGAAAACCACGCCTCGCGGCTAGCCGCCGTCGATGCGGCGGTCGCGCGCGGATTGCGTGCCCTCGCTTTTCGTCCCTATGCGGCCACGCTTGCGCTCGCGCTCCTTTGCGCCGTGCTCTTCTTGCCTGGCATCGCGTCACTTCCCGTTACCGACCGCGACGAGGCCCGCTTCGCGCAGGCCACGAAGCAGATGCTGGAGACGGGCGACTTCGTCGACATCCACTTCCAGCAGGAGACGCGCTACAAGAAGCCCGTTGGCATCTACTGGCTGCAATCGGCGGCGGTGACGGCGGCCGAAAGCGCAGGCGCGACGCTCACCGATATCTGGGCTTATCGCATCCCGTCGTTTCTCGGCGCGCTCGGCGCGGTGCTCCTGACGTTCTGGGCGGCGCGGGGCATCTTCGGGCGAGAGACGGCGCTTGTAGCATCGGCGCTGTTCGCAACCTGCCTCACGATGTCGTTTGAAGCGCGCATCGCGAAGTCTGACGCGGCGCTCATCGCGGCCATCATGCTGGCCCAAGGCGCGCTGTTCCGCCTCTATATGGCGCGCGACCCGGCACGCACAGGCTGGCTCGCGGCGTTGTTCTGGATCGGGCTTGGCGTCGGCATCCTCATCAAGGGACCGGTCGCGCCCGCGCTCTCCTTCATCACCGCAGCCGTGGTGCTGATTTTCGACAGCCGCCGCGCGTGGCTTCGGAACCTGCACTGGAAATGGGGCGTGCCGCTCCTTCTGCTGCTGACGCTACCGTGGTTCATCGCCATCGGCGTCTCCTCTGGCGGCGCGTTTTTCAAGGCATCGCTCGGGCAGGACTTCGCGGGCAAGCTCGCGAGCGGGCAGGAAAAGCACTGGGGACCGCCCGGCTTCTACTTCATCGCCTTCTGGTGGACGTTTTGGCCCGCCGTTCTGTTCGTGACTGGCGGCGCTATTGGGTGGCTGTGGCGAACCAGGCGCGTTTCGCGTCGCGTCCTGTTCCTCTTGGCGTGGATCGTGCCGTGGTGGCTCATCATCGAGGCGATTCCGACGAAGCTGCCGCATTACGCCCTGCCGTTGTATCCGGCCATAGCCATGGCCGCCGCGTTTGCCTTCCGCGAGGCGGCGCAGAGGGTGTCACGCGCGCGACTGAGCGCCGTTTTGTGGTGTTTCCTCGCGACCGCGCAGATCGTGCTGCTTCTCGGGCTTTCATGGATCGCCGAGGCGGAAAACCTTCCGCTGCTCGTCGCCATTCTTGTCACGCTTGCGGCAGCCTCGGTTTTCACGGCGGCCGCCGCGTGGGGAAGCTATTCCCGCGCGGCGTTGGCGGGTGCGGTGGTCTCGGCCGCGTTGTTCTACACAGCGGCGTTTCGTGTCGCGCTGCCGGGCCTTGAGCCGATCTGGATCACGAAGAGCGCAGCCGCGGCCGCCGAGCGCCTAGCCGGATGCGGAGAAGCGCCCGTCGCGTTCGGAGGCATCAGCGAGCCTAGCCTCGTCTTCATGAACGGCACCCGCACGATCCTAGGCGGCGTCCCCGGCTCGGCCGAAGCGCTTGCGTCGGGCGCCGCGCGACTGGCCTTCATCAACGGCAGCAAGCGCGACGTGTTCTAA